The Trichoderma breve strain T069 chromosome 2, whole genome shotgun sequence DNA segment TTCTCATTGTAGGATATATATGCTGACACAAATGGCCACAGTTGGAACTTCCCCGCTGCCATGATCACACGAAAGATTGGCCCTGCGCTGGCAGCCGGATGCACAGTCGTGTGCAAAGCTCCCGGAGAGACACCATTCACAGCCCTTGCGCTCGCTGAGCTGGCTCACCGCGCGGGTATCCCCAAGGGTGTTGTCAACATTGTGACGACATTGGATAACACCGTGGCCATTGGCGAACTGTTGACTACCCATCCCACTATCAAGAAGGTTTCCTTCACTGGCTCCACTGGTGTCGGCAAGCTCCTGATGAAGCAGTCATCCGCCACACTCAAGAAGCTGTCATTGGAGCTCGGCGGAAACTCTcccttcatcgtcttcgacGACGCCGACCTCGACGCCGCTGTGGCcggcgccatcatgtctAAATTCCGATCTTCAGGGCAGACTTGCGTGTGCGCCAACCGAATCTACGTCCAAGAGGGCATCTACGAGGCCTTTGTCACAAAGTTTGTCGAAAAGGTCAAGCAGTTCAAGGTCGGCAACGGCTTCGCCGAGGGCACCACCCACGGCCCCCTCATCCACGGCCGCGCCATCTCAAAGGTCGACGCCCACGTCCAGGACGCCGTCAAGAAGGGTGCgaagctcctcgtcggcggCCAGAAGCTGCCTGACGTCGGCCccaacttcttccagctcACCGTCCTCCGCGACATGAAGGCTGACATGGCCATTGCCTCGGAGGAGACTTTTGGTCCCGTTGCCGGCCTCTTCCCCTTCAAGACCGAGGCCGAGGTCGTCCAGCTGGCCAACAACTCCGAGGTTGGCCTGGCCGGCTACTTCTTCTCTCGCGATTTGGAGCGGGTTCACCGCGTTGCCGAAGCTCTCGAGGTTGGCATGATTGGTGTCAACACGGGCATCATCTCCGACCCTGCGGCGCCATTCGGCGGTGTCAAGGAGAGCGGTTTCGGCCGAGAGGGATCAAAGTATGGTATTGCAGAGTACCAAATCACCAAGATGATTACCTACGGCGGTATGGGTAAGCCTCTGCAGAGCTAAGTAGTTAAAAGCGAGATAGAGTAGCCAATGATTTTTAATGTCCCACGATTCAATGAAATAACGATAATTACACACATGGAATGAATCAATACCAGAAGTGAAACTCtgccatcttttcctttgtaGATAATGGCATCGTAGTCCCAAATGTGCTTGGTTTCTGCAAATAATGGTTCCAGGAACCCATGTAATATTAAGCCATccaaaaagggcaaaaacTAGTCTTCTGCAGTCAGAAAAAGGAATTAGACTTCTGATGGAAATCCAACCATCTGCAACTCTATTTACATTCTGCACCTAGTAAGAAATAGCAGTATGATGACATCGATTCAAATTCTTGCTCTGAAAGTGTCCTGAGAACAgtaaactttataaaatcttcttttctgcaaACCCACAACAATTAGTAACCAGACTATGTGGCGCAGTGGTTAGCGCAGTCGCCTTACAAAGTAATACCGCGAAAGGTCGCAGGTTCGACCCCTGCCATGGTCATTTCTCAAGACTGagatttctctttttgctaTTATTCATATACTTATCATCATctgttgttttctttttggcacTGAGACCTTGCGGAGGTGCTTACTGCTCCCTTGCAGATGTCGTGTTGATGTTCCCTTTTTGGTCTGGAGATCTAATGGTGGGGTAAGAGGTCTTGCGAGGGTATGGAGGGCACTACAAATGAACAGAAGAGTACAGCTATATCAGGTT contains these protein-coding regions:
- a CDS encoding aldehyde dehydrogenase family domain-containing protein — its product is MAPKLRDPSLLKQDVCYVNGQWVAAKSGKTFKVNDPATGELIGTAPEFSIEDTESAITAAADAFKTFRSLTGRERSKMLRKWYDLAVENAEDIAQLITWENGKPLADARGESTYAANFFEWFSEEAPRVYGDVIPATVPGNRVWTLKEPVGVCGLITPWNFPAAMITRKIGPALAAGCTVVCKAPGETPFTALALAELAHRAGIPKGVVNIVTTLDNTVAIGELLTTHPTIKKVSFTGSTGVGKLLMKQSSATLKKLSLELGGNSPFIVFDDADLDAAVAGAIMSKFRSSGQTCVCANRIYVQEGIYEAFVTKFVEKVKQFKVGNGFAEGTTHGPLIHGRAISKVDAHVQDAVKKGAKLLVGGQKLPDVGPNFFQLTVLRDMKADMAIASEETFGPVAGLFPFKTEAEVVQLANNSEVGLAGYFFSRDLERVHRVAEALEVGMIGVNTGIISDPAAPFGGVKESGFGREGSKYGIAEYQITKMITYGGMGKPLQS